The following are from one region of the Populus trichocarpa isolate Nisqually-1 chromosome 8, P.trichocarpa_v4.1, whole genome shotgun sequence genome:
- the LOC7473435 gene encoding ATP sulfurylase 1, chloroplastic, which translates to MATMSALFTKTSYPPHSLPKSFNTRFSPTLKLSFAPKIQWKRVRIQSGLIDPDGGKLVELFVEKSQKDAKKKEAISLPKVKLTMIDIQWLHVLSEGWASPLRGFMRESEFLQTLHFNSLRLENGSVVNMSVPIVLAIDDLQKQSIGESKRVALVDSDDNTVAILSDVEIYKHPKEERIARTWGTTAPGLPYVEETIAGSGNWLIGGDLEVIEPIKYHDGLDHFRLSPAELREEFTRRNADAVFAFQLRNPVHNGHALLMTDTRRRLLEMGYKNPILLLHPLGGYTKADDVPLSWRMKQHVKVLEDGVLDPETTVVSIFPSPMHYAGPTEVQWHAKARINAGANFYIVGRDPAGMSHPVEKRDLYDADHGKKVLSVAPGLERLNILPFRVAAYDKTQGKMAFFDPSRPGDFLFISGTKMRTLAKNKENPPDGFMCPGGWKVLVEYYDSLSLANNGKVPEPVPA; encoded by the exons ATGGCTACCATGTCTGCCCTCTTCACCAAAACCTCATATCCTCCTCACTCTCTCCCAAAATCATTCAATACCCGTTTTAGCCCTACCCTCAAACTATCGTTTGCGCCCAAAATCCAATGGAAACGAGTCAGAATTCAATCCGGGTTGATCGACCCAGATGGTGGAAAACTTGTTGAACTATTCGTTGAAAAGTCGCAAAAAGATGCTAAAAAGAAAGAGGCAATTTCATTGCCTAAAGTGAAGTTAACAATGATTGATATTCAATGGCTGCATGTTTTGAGTGAAGGGTGGGCAAGTCCTCTCCGCGGATTCATGAGAGAATCCGAGTTCCTCCAAACTCTTCATTTCAACTCGCTCCGTTTGGAAAACGGGTCGGTTGTTAACATGTCGGTGCCTATTGTGCTCGCTATTGATGATTTGCAGAAGCAGAGCATTGGCGAGTCCAAGAGGGTTGCTCTTGTTGATTCAGATGACAATACTGTTGCCATCTTGAGCGA tgTAGAGATATATAAGCACCCCAAAGAAGAACGGATTGCGAGAACATGGGGAACTACTGCCCCTGGTTTACCTTACGTTGAAGAAACCATAGCTGGATCTGGAAACTGGCTGATTGGAGGGGACTTGGAGGTGATAGAACCAATCAAGTATCATGATGGTCTCGATCATTTTCGATTGTCTCCTGCAGAACTCCGTGAAGAATTCACTAGGCGCAATGCCGATGCTGTCTTTGCATTCCAGCTCAGGAATCCTGTGCACAATGGGCATGCTTTACTCATGACAGATACTCGTAGACGGCTTCTTGAGATGGGATACAAGAATCCCATCCTTTTGCTTCATCCATTGGGAGGCTACACAAAGGCAGATGATGTTCCACTTAGCTGGAGAATGAAGCAACATGTGAAG GTACTTGAGGATGGTGTTCTTGATCCAGAAACAACTGTGGTCTCAATATTCCCATCTCCCATGCACTATGCTGGTCCAACTGAGGTGCAGTGGCATGCAAAAGCTCGGATTAATGCAGGAGCTAACTTTTACATTGTCGGCAGGGATCCAGCTGGAATGAGCCATCCAGTTGAGAAAAGAGATTTATATGATGCTGATCATGGAAAGAAGGTGTTGAGTGTGGCCCCTGGACTTGAGCGGTTAAACATCCTTCCTTTCAGG GTTGCTGCATATGACAAGACTCAGGGTAAAATGGCATTCTTTGATCCCTCAAGGCCCGGAGACTTCCTCTTTATTTCTGGAACAAAG ATGAGAACACTTGCAAAGAACAAAGAGAACCCTCCTGATGGATTCATGTGCCCTGGTGGCTGGAAAGTGTTGGTCGAATACTATGACAGTTTGAGTCTGGCAAACAACGGCAAAGTCCCAGAACCTGTTCCAGCTTAG